DNA from Ptychodera flava strain L36383 chromosome 15, AS_Pfla_20210202, whole genome shotgun sequence:
TATCCTGTATGCAgaaatggtctttcatacagtacaagaatatatgaaattactccaaaatgtcttcaaaatttaaaaatttcttgcactcCCCTCCCAGAAACCCTCCGTGTCTttcatacactgtataagaatgcataaaattgctcagaaatgtcttcaaattttatagAAATCCTTAACACCTTAACACtcttatgctgaaatggtctttcatacagtacaagaatgtatgaaattactccaaaatgtcttcaaaatttaaaaatttcttgcacactcCCTCCCTGAAACCCCCCTCTTTGTATGTTAAAATAGCCTttcatacactgtataagaatgcataaaattgctcagaaatgtcttccaattttaaaaacatgtcatttttgTACCTAAGACTTGTTGGTCCAGTAGATTGCCACTATTGACCAAAAGCCACAGTGAAGCTTATAacattatacatatacatgtacatcaagaAATTCACAGTCGCCTttgacgaactaaaaaaaaatgtcaactgGTTGAGCTCTGTAAAACCTGGACAACTTTAGTCAAGGACTTTGTGGATATTCACCTTGGTAAAAACAATGATAAATAGAGTACATATATGAATGTACTAGTAAGTGCATTTCTGCTACACTAGGTGTGAATGTAAGTGAGAAAAAAGGCCATTTCATAATGAAATCATGTTATTAGCTACAATCATGCCATAATGTGACACCATCTCACTGATTTCTTCCTTGACTGTCAGACAGTATTGTTGTTTTCTTATTGTAGTTCACCATGTGCTGTAAGTAACATGTATAATATTACTTTTGTTTCAGGTGTGATGCCAAATGAAGAAACCAAGGGTGTATTACTGTCTGTGTTTGGTCGTAAAGGCCATCCAATCAGAAAACTACAGAGAATGCTGTATTGGTTTTACAAGTTCCGGCATGTTAATCCTTTTCCTTTGCCAAAGGAATTGCCAGAGGATCCAATTGCAGTTGCAGAGCTTGGACTTCAGAGAATATCAGACTATGATGCTAAATTTGAAGTTTTTAAGGTAAAGTTGAATCTGCATATCCTCTGATGAGCTTCTCCAACATTTTCCACTGTTTTTAACCCAGCAATCATCTGTAATCAAATTTTCCAGTATACCTGTCACTGATATTAATATCCTCAGTATTTGTGTTAACAGTTCTATTTCAACAGTGTTTATGTTTATTCAGTAACATCTTGGTATATTACCCTATGTTCATTCAGTAATATCTTGGTATATTACCCTAAAGTTCATAATGAAACATGAACCTGCTCTCAAAAAAGTTACTGTGCTTTCTTTGCAACAATCTTAAACAGgcttgttatttttttattcctaTGGGTGAACCTAGAAATTTGAACCTCTGTTTCTTTTAGTCTTGTTAGCTTCTACATGATAACAGCTCTTGACAAAGATTATGTATCATGTGTGTTCTATGGACTGTGTAtggtttcttttgaattttgattcatcaaagaaaaaaaaactggtgatttattcagtattttcaaatttacccaATGACAAAGCAAACTATACTCTTCATTTTATCACTTGaccttaaggttccaagacaagaaattgagcTTGTTAATCTAACAGTTCTCTGATGGTCAATAAGCTCAGAATCCccgtaaattgtacattttctgaaagcggGTACCAGCAgtatcaccattgtttacatagctatcacgtgacagataatttgcataactttttaaaaatcggttttccctatgttttgtctcatttcttcaaaatatctgactcaaactttctggaatgcaagctgtcacaacgctcttccaaatgtgtctcagattttttatatcttgcttagtttttttggagcacaattttaaagaaatcaactaggattAAATTTAAAGCCCTGGAAGTTTtcctggcataaaaattgttttagaaggtttaaaaaaattccgaGACACCCTTTGGAAGATATTTAGGACAgtttgcactcacacaaatttcagccacatatctcaaagcattgaaacaaaacatagggtaaaccgatttttgaaaggttatgcaaatcaCGTGATagctatgtaaacaatggtgacactatggtaaccaaaaggttcccctatatctaggctttccaaaaatatataatttacggggctTCCGAGCTTatttaaccaccagagaattgttaggttaaaaaggtaattttcttgtcttggaacgtTAACTGCACTTTTGATGTTTGTTACAGTATACTAGTAATACAGGAAGGGAAAGCTTTATAGCACAAGTCATGAGTCCAGAACAAAAAGAACTTTTAGCTGAACATCCAACTCATGCTCCTGTGTATGTGGAAGGAGGTTATAATCTCTGGTTGAGAGATAAGAAAGTATCCTACTTTGTCCTCAGAGCAGATAATATCACCTTAGTACCATCAGAAGAAAAGACAACACAAGATATAGAAGGTCAGTCATATATAATGTACATGCACAGTGTTTCCTCTTGCTAATTTTTTCTGTTAGCCATACTGGCCTATTAGCATAAAAACTGATTAGCCACCATTTTGCAACCAAAATGTTTCAGTATGAGCGTGACCCACAGTGTTTTCCCCcagggaaaaaaaatcatatagtggctaatttgcataacaatacatgcaattgttatggtaatggaGTTTTTAATGCTTTTTAATGCTCTTGGGAGAACACAGTggtatatttcaaagaaaacaacatacacatgtacacacacatatttttAACACAGTCATGTGAACAACGTTTTATTTCTCGTTCGTCAAGATACTATATCAACACATTGTTGAACACTGTCCCCACACTGACAGATCAAGATACTTTCTTGGACAGATCTAGAGCCAGTGATTCACTTTCACAATCCATGATCTCTCTAAAAGCATTCAGCTTTTCCACAAGTCCTTCTctgaaaggtatacttgatAATTCATGTTCATTTAGTTTACAAAGTACATCAGAACAAAATATTCTTCTGTCTTTCATATTTGACCAAACAGTGAAAGCTCtgttttgaaagtcaaattgcTCTATATCAGGGCCTACAATTGCAGATCACCGCTGAGACAGTATCTAGATCAATGTCATGGATATCATGGTTTTGAACTCTGTTGGTGGCTTCATTGATGAGTGAtggtaaaatgcgcctcggggacagatatttggactctcaaacatgTTCATTACTTCATTTGGCCAACAACTTGTGGaagttcattttgaagttcatgaaaatcaaaaatattatttttccccttggagttaacacagggacggcagccattttgaaattcaagtgtCAGAAAACAtgaggaaatttgtttctctagttctaaaatttgcatggtgacccctgtttttagtccccacggacacgtccggggggacttataggtttggtcatgtgcgtgcgtccgtccgtccgtccgtccgttcacgcagatatctcagacatggcctggtcaatttctttcaaactttgcacaaggatagtaccctaccccatacagatgcacgttgatttgtttcactacacgatcaaatttggccgtgttagaggactttttagtttacacgtccatagattcccatgtataaggcacttctccatagactcccatgaataaggccacaaaaaataaaaatttagtttctcatcgtattcatattgcaaaaaggatacagtgacacaatttttagtccccacggataaagtccagggggcttatagattgggtcacgtccgtctgttcgtccatctgtgagtccttccgttcacgcagatatctcggatgttttgacaaaatatcatgtgacctcgatgacctttgacctcaaatatacatatttgtccacaactcagtaaccacaagtgctacacccttcatatatggtatgatgggactccttatgacgccacatattgtacctcattaattatgtgcatatctaattttgagcgagccaatagagctggatgtctgatttttggtatatagggataacttagcaatacaatttttttgacaaaatgtcaagtgaccttggtgacttttgacctgaaatatacatatttgtccataactcagtaaccataagtgctacacctttcatgtatggtatgatgggacaccttatgatgccacatattttacctcattaattatgcacatatctaattttgagcgagccaatagagcaagaggtctgatttttggtatatagggataacttagcaatacaatttttttttgacaaaatgtcacgtgacctcagtgacctttgacctcaaatatacatatttgtccataactcagtaaccacaagtgcaacacccttcatgtatggtatgatgggacaccttacgacgccacatattgtacctcattaattatgcgcatatctaatatatagggataacttagcaatacaatttttttgacaaaatgtcaagtgacctcggtgacctttgacctcaaatatacatatttgtccataactcagtaaccacaagtgctacactcttcatgtatggtatgatgggacaccttatgacgccacatattgtacctcattaattatgtgcatatctaattttgagcgagccaatagagctagaggtctgatttttggtatatagggataacttagcaatacaatttttttgacaaaatgttacatgaccttggtgacctttgacctcgaatatacatatttgtccataactcagtaaccacaagtgctacacccttcatgtatgatatgatgggacaccttatggcaccacatattgtacctcattaattatgtgcatatctaattttgagcaagccgatagagctggatgtctgatttttggtatatagggataacttagcaatacaatttttttgacaaaatgttacatgaccttggtgacctttgacctcgaatatacatatttgtccataactcagtaaccacaagtgctacacccttcatatttggtatgattggacaccttatgacaccacataatgtacctcattaattatgcacatatctaattctgagcaagcaaatagagctggatgtctgaattttggtatatagggataactataggagagaaattttttgaccaaatgtcatgtgacctcgatgaccttttacctaaatatatgtttatgtcaataaataagtaaccacaagtgctatgtcctttgtatttagtaggatgggagaccttatgacaacacacgctttacctcattaattctgcacacatctaattctgggcaagcgaatagagctagaggtctgatttttggcatatagggattaattagcaatacaatttttttttcaaaatgtcacgtgacctcggtgacctttgaccttgattatacatatatatgcatatctcagtaaccacaagttctataccctccaattttgataggatattagaccttaagatgtcacatcttgtacctcatttattatgtgcatatgtatttcttggctggccaatactgctagaggtctgatcttttttcccgatttagaaccataacttagacatgcctcatgtgtttcaaattgggaacaacgacataggcctatgtgcccatagatctcaacatatacactccagtgatacttcttaatgaccacatttccctgccccatcaagaataatactcctattacaagtggggactatgtcattgtcaatgacttgttattctTCATTTCAAAAGGGGATTTTTTACTCTTTAGAGTTTCTGAatggaaagtttgggcaaaagtttgaGTTCTTCAATATCAAGACTTGCATTACCTTCACTAACAATTTGATGAGTATCAGTTAATGCCATTCTCAGACTTCAAAATACCGGAGAGTGCCCATGTCTCCATATGATACAAATAACTACAGCACCACCAGGTAACATTCAATCAACACTAAATATACCACTACCATGAGAATCGGTTCTTGGGAACGTCTTAAATTACATGAAATTGAGTCACTCACTTGTGCCACGAgtgtttatttttctgtttgtagTGATATCAGTCGGTATCATTTAACTTTTTTTATTCCTGCCCTAGAGAGTCAGTGCATGGCACACCTTAGAATCTGTGAATTTAAATTATTTCCCGAGAGATAGAATGAATAGCTCACTGGTCATATTACATTGGAACTGCAATATACCGGTAATTATAAAGTCTTGTGTCTGGTGCTTTGAAATGGGAAAATTTCAGACTGGTAGAATATAACGTCCAGTTCACTTTGTTTCTCAACAGGTATAGCTGTTCACAGGGAAGGCACAGTGTTTGCTATATGTATGACAAGTGATAACAGTCAAGAATCTTTAAGAACATGGATTTCCAGTCTACAAGATACCAATCCCAATCTTGCTAATTTACCtgtcatgttcaatgttcatcaaaTATCAGATACTAGGGACATAACATCACAGACTGCCAGCTGatcattgtcattttcttgtGTCTTGACTAAGacagcattttgaattttgtaccatggttttaaccctttgagcgccaaagtcaatttttgtcacctatatcaaaatatacaccagtcaatttttttttaatttttgctaattttgataaaaatctgaagccaataaaatgtcgtgttcatttggtcaaaaattgtcaaaaaaattactgaaaaattcacaaaattggttaAATGctgcacactataattttggttgggaaaattgcagcgctcaaagggttaaaaacatTATTGGTATCTGCAAAAATTGAAAGGTATAGTACATTAGTGTTTTTCCCTGGTTGGACAACGGGATGCAAAAGATAACAATGTAGTCAAATAGCCATGAAACATTTGTTCTTTGTGGGAAGTAATACAGACTGTTCATCATGTATTGACAATAAATTATGAACTACTGTAACCTACAAGTGTATCTTTAGATTGTAATTTTGACCTTAGGTTCATAGAAAAAGGATGCAATACAGCAAGTATAAGTTATGATGTGCATTCGTTTTTGGCAAGGATAATTTAGGCTTACAGTTTGATATGCAAAGGCAGAGACGTAAAATTATTATGGTTTTCAAATAAAAGGATATATCTGAATGATTGATTCAATGTATTCTGTCAGTTCACAAACACCATTATTTGCACATGAAAATCAGAAACCCTTCAGGAATGTGTGTTTGTCGAAAGAGCAACAGTCGGTGGCTGGGCCAATAATGAAATTATAGGGCCATATAATTTACACAAAGGTTATCTGCCCTTGGAAAGAAGAATGAACAAAACCATCATTTAGTGTCTCCCTATGTAGCATGGATGCAGTCCTCTCCCAGTCTGAACATCACGGGTAGAATATTGATTCAATTCCGTCTGCATAGTACATGTGATAAAGGGAATGTCCAAAAAATTGTAACTTCAGAAACATGAGTGTTTTGCCAACACCTTAGAAGTTTGTTATTTCAGTTGTACAATGGATTAGTTAATAGAAGAATATTATTAAGAATACATGCAGGACTACCATGCTGGTATATGAGACCATCGAATACATTTAAACCATTGATATACTTTGCATTACCACCAGTTTGAGATACATCTTGGCACCACTGATGGAAATAACAGTTTTAAAGCCGTGTGATATGCATTGGTCAATGTAAAAGCCTAACTCTGCTCATGAGTTGATTGCTACAGTACGTAGATTTGTGTCATGTTTGTCTCAATAGAGGATACCACAAAGCAGAGAAAGGAGATGACATGAGAGGGAATGTTGAAAAGAAAAGGAATGATTATCCTTGTAAGAGAGAATCTCATAAATCATACAAATTGAACTAAATAGTGAATACATTTACTATTACTCTATAGTACACAACATGAAAACTGGACTTCATGCAAGACTACTTGTAACTTCACCCTAAATCTTAAAAATAAGAACTTGTAGGCACGGTACTTGGCCTGATTCTTCTGTAAATGTTTGACAcaatttattgaatatgcaaattagtgaatACTTTACAGTGGGATCTAACTCTGAATAGCAGAGGCAAATTTGTGTGATGTAAAAATGGAAGACCCAGCCAAGAGAGCTGACACTTGAGGGCGCTTGCTGCAAGGCAAGGAGCAGTCAGGTAACTATAggtgttttcaacatttcaaagtcattggtcttatgtaatatcTTGGATACATTTATACTCAAaatatgcacacacacatatggACAATATAAAGGTCTGTTTGCCTTGTTCATCAAAGGTATGGAAAGGGTAGGCATTTCTATGGTGTATCCCTCTCTTCTGAGACTGGAGGGATCCCAAAGCCCCAGGCTTAAGTATTTGGATCAGCTGCTAAGATCAATCACTTAATAATACTTAAAAATTTATTGAGCCAACAGATTGGTCGAGCATGACTCTTGTCACAGAGGGATACACTGGGTATACTAGGCCACCGTCCCTCCGTGACTAGGCATACCATTGGTGTGGCTGTCCCTTCAGTTCATATAGTAAACCAGCCTAGATACTTTTAATGAGTACAAACTTATTCATGACAAATAGACCAAGACTTCACAATATCAAATTCACTTTTGGCACGATAACAACAAAAGTTCTGATTTCAAGTCCATATTTCTGGTGTATCCAGTTGATCTGCTTATGTTTACGCTTAGATGATGTTTTTGCTTAAAgctgcacttttcaatcccaggttctcgcattagtggagctctcctgatctcaaccttttgccaccttttgctaatcctgcaaacagagtttatacaagcgtttgagtgacggtcggttcaaattgccaacggtcattgattccccaccataAACGCtagaatttcctaaaaaattgtcttccagtcgcgtttgactttgaatataaccacagagttcgatcggcagcaacttcgtgctgactgcttggcagtctgtctgcggttttgtggccggggaaaactaacatggggcccgggggcactgacgtcctttgtacctccttactgtttattaattgccataaatgtgaaattttgcaaaaagtcaaattgttttgacataaatgaaagttatttgaactggttggttaccgctccagcataagttcaagtgtggattctaagtatcaacaaccttgatatgaaccattgactaaaaaacatttgcttgttacactcaccacacttgtacttataagtatttggagtgtacacctatctacaatacaatgataaaaagtttggactctgtaggtcaacagtgcatctttaatgtatgagactaaataagcttacccctcaagtaccGATATGTAttggccaaaaacaatatttaattttgaattatgtagtgcagggaaggacatacaatatggtgaaaagcaaactaaatataaaaactgaatatacaattatatggaaatgttgttttacagtcatgagtatctggtgtgtgccgagagacaaatattaaaattggactaatagaatctcacacccccaaggacctgggatcagatttctcacacgagttggggatattttgtctcacacgagccgcaggcgagtgtgagacaaaatatccccaacgagtgtgagaaatctgatcccaggtccttggtgtgtgagattctttttctcacatgaccacagaATGCTTTAAATTCACATTAGacacgtacaacattatccaaaatcgtgacaagtctgtcgtctgccactgtactttgacctgcttactttgtagttctggtccgtgtgttactcatcgtgccattggataacattttgcgcgtggaacaaacaGACTGtatatcatccaatcagagctcgtgtaatatttactgcagagtgtgggacggtttctgagagtgtgggatcgatttttcccacactgtcgatcccgcactcccagaggccaggaatgtgagaaagtatcatcctgaccacagtttgtctgactggttgtttccttctgattttctgacacggtgataggtacaaaatattatgctattcacgatagttatacaacatagcttgcattttgttcacagtagaactgagttttacatgtaagataactttctcgtaaactgtaaattctggcttctggcagctcaaacgtcgcaatactacattttttgatatgatatggagtgatttgcacacatgcagtgacagtcgatatattcatagtatgagagtctactgtacattagggacgattcagaatttacttccagggggagggtggaggattttctattttctgggtgatttttttccaaggcccccctagtaaattatagaaaaaatctatggcaccccctcatctttcctatttttttttccatggcccccccctaatatatacatgcatgcttatacattatagacatatccagtctaacaagttgcaggaactgtagtggacatataatcgatgatataacaacaaatcatttcagagttatgtgactataaaaagaatgatttgcagggactgcaagtggcacacttttggaaagggtagcaataaacatatctggttgtaaatttctgaagaaaagttaattacaaaatatcaatacttttttcgttatgtctcactgataaatatgatgcacacaaagacaagcaaagatgtcagttagaaatagtgaacagaaaatcagaggagcagataattggcaaagtgatatatatcttgaattttaatggtacatcatttgcagatatccagatatttctggaaagtgagatgtacatgtacatgcacacgttcagcatacattttcatttgatgatgctgaata
Protein-coding regions in this window:
- the LOC139152189 gene encoding evolutionarily conserved signaling intermediate in Toll pathway, mitochondrial-like isoform X2 yields the protein MNYTQSWINKGVMPNEETKGVLLSVFGRKGHPIRKLQRMLYWFYKFRHVNPFPLPKELPEDPIAVAELGLQRISDYDAKFEVFKYTSNTGRESFIAQVMSPEQKELLAEHPTHAPVYVEGGYNLWLRDKKVSYFVLRADNITLVPSEEKTTQDIEGIAVHREGTVFAICMTSDNSQESLRTWISSLQDTNPNLANLPVMFNVHQISDTRDITSQTAS
- the LOC139152189 gene encoding evolutionarily conserved signaling intermediate in Toll pathway, mitochondrial-like isoform X1; this translates as MTAVLLGRVLRGIPLTYCRRQHFKFPVLCNDSKRPGQICVHTSTTEFQDDKGKKYSEIFQTEKNKTSVVLQDNVFEDAYKSKPNRENFEKAIETFEGRDIRRRGHVQFIHIALKWMKVFGLEKDVKLYNRILHIFPKGEFIPENFVQTMFHHYPDQQTCAIKVLQQMEDNGVMPNEETKGVLLSVFGRKGHPIRKLQRMLYWFYKFRHVNPFPLPKELPEDPIAVAELGLQRISDYDAKFEVFKYTSNTGRESFIAQVMSPEQKELLAEHPTHAPVYVEGGYNLWLRDKKVSYFVLRADNITLVPSEEKTTQDIEGIAVHREGTVFAICMTSDNSQESLRTWISSLQDTNPNLANLPVMFNVHQISDTRDITSQTAS